Proteins encoded in a region of the Coffea eugenioides isolate CCC68of chromosome 4, Ceug_1.0, whole genome shotgun sequence genome:
- the LOC113768956 gene encoding xyloglucan endotransglucosylase/hydrolase protein 9-like: MFLNVMAYAYFSELFEPIWAPDHITTQGDHVILNLDSATGCGFMSKNKYLFGKISAQIKLVQGDSAGTVTAYYLTADGPNHDELDFEFLGNVSGEPYLVQTNVFVNGTGDREQRHSLWFDPTTDFHNYTFFWNHHFIIFQVDQVPIRVFEKKEEMGAQFPKTQAMGIHGSLWNGDDWATQGGRVKTNWSHSPFVVTFGSFEVDACAVSSGIDDAVAKCDKPGKFWWDKSSNKKLDKNQRRQLKMVQDKYLVYDYCKDTARFTQMPRECQN, from the exons ATGTTCCTAAATGTTATGGCTTATGCCTATTTTAGTGAACTCTTCGAGCCCATATGGGCACCTGACCACATTACCACTCAAGGAGACCATGTCATATTAAACCTTGACAGCGCAACAG GTTGTGGTTTTATGTCCAAGAACAAATATCTATTTGGGAAAATCAGTGCACAAATCAAACTAGTTCAAGGTGATTCAGCTGGAACAGTCACAGCCTATTAT TTGACAGCAGACGGGCCTAATCACGACGAGTTAGATTTTGAATTTCTGGGCAATGTTTCAGGAGAACCTTATCTTGTACAAACAAATGTATTCGTGAATGGGACTGGAGACAGAGAGCAAAGGCATAGTCTATGGTTTGATCCCACCACTGACTTCCACAACTATACCTTCTTCTGGAATCACCATTTTATAAT ATTTCAAGTTGATCAAGTCCCAATAAGAGTgtttgaaaagaaagaagaaatggGTGCGCAATTTCCAAAAACTCAAGCAATGGGAATCCATGGATCATTGTGGAACGGAGATGATTGGGCTACACAAGGAGGAAGAGTGAAGACCAATTGGAGCCATTCTCCCTTTGTTGTAACATTTGGATCATTTGAGGTTGATGCATGTGCAGTATCATCTGGGATTGATGATGCAGTAGCTAAATGTGACAAGCCTGGGAAATTTTGGTGGGATAAATCTTCCAATAAAAAGTTGGACAAGAATCAAAGACGTCAACTGAAAATGGTTCAAGACAAGTACTTGGTCTATGATTATTGTAAAGATACAGCTCGATTTACTCAAATGCCAAGAGAATGCCAGAACTAG